A genomic region of Pseudorca crassidens isolate mPseCra1 chromosome 10, mPseCra1.hap1, whole genome shotgun sequence contains the following coding sequences:
- the RPN1 gene encoding dolichyl-diphosphooligosaccharide--protein glycosyltransferase subunit 1 isoform X2, with the protein MGHPRPSSVMAMEAPAARLLPLLLLIWAWAPAPGRASAEAPPLINEDVKRTVDLSSHLAKVTAEVVLAHAGGSSSPRVASFLLALEPELEARLAYLGVQVKGEDEEENNLEVRETKIKGKSGRFFTVKLPVALDPGAKVSVIVEAVYTHVLQPYPTQITQSEKQFVVFEGNHYFYSPYPTKTQTMRVKLASRNVESYTKLGNPTRSEDLLDYGPFRDVPAYSQDTFKVHSENNSPFLTITSMTRVIEVSHWGNIAVEENVDLKHTGAVLKGPFSRYDYQRQPDSGVSSIRSFKTILPAAAQDVYYRDEIGNVSTSHLLILDDSVEMEIRPRFPLFGGWKTHYIVGYNLPSYEYLYNLGDQYALKMRLVDHVFDEQVIDSLTVKIILPEGAKNIQVDSPYEISRAPDELHYTYLDTFGRPVIVAHKKNLVEQHIQDMVVHYTFNKVLMLQEPLLVVAAFYVLFFTVIVYVRLDFSITKIMHFWQEHYEVVLCLQCITSGGT; encoded by the exons ATGGGCCACCCGCGGCCTAGCTCAGTCATGGCCATGGAGGCGCCCGCAGCTCgcctgctgccgctgctgctgctgatctGGGCCTGGGCTCCGGCGCCGGGCCGCGCCTCCGCGGAGGCGCCGCCGCTGATCAACGAGGACGTGAAGCGCACTGTGGACCTGAGCAGCCACTTGGCCAAGGTGACGGCCGAGGTGGTCCTGGCGCACGCGGGCGGTAGCTCCTCGCCCCGCGTCGCCTCCTTCCTACTGGCTCTGGAGCCCGAGCTGGAGGCGCGGCTGGCGTACCTCGGCGTGCAG GTGAAGGGAGAGGATGAGGAAGAGAACAATCTGGAAGTACGAGAAACCAAAATTAAGGGTAAAAG CGGGAGATTCTTCACCGTCAAGCTCCCAGTCGCTCTTGATCCCGGGGCCAAGGTTTCAGTCATTGTGGAAGCCGTTTATACCCATGTGCTTCAGCCATATCCAACCCAGATCACCCAGTCGGAGAAACAGTTTGTGGTGTTTGAGGGGAACCATTATTTCTACTCTCCCTACCCGACCAAGACACAAACCATGCGTGTGAAACTCGCCTCCCGAAACGTGGAGAGCTACACCAAGTTGGGGAACCCCACGCGCTCCGAGGACCTCCTGGATTACGGACCTTTCCGCGATGTCCCTGCCTATAGTCAG GACACTTTTAAAGTACATTCTGAGAACAACAGCCCTTTCCTGACCATCACCAGCATGACCCGAGTCATCGAGGTCTCCCACTGGGGTAACATTGCTGTGGAGGAAAACGTGGACCTGAAGCACACAGGGGCTGTGCTGAAGGGGCCTTTTTCGCGCTATGATTACCAGAGACAGCCAGATAGTGGAGTCTCCTCCATCCGTTCTTTTAAG ACCATCCTTCCTGCTGCTGCACAGGATGTTTATTATCGGGATGAGATTGGCAATGTTTCCACCAGCCACCTTCTTATTTTGGATGACTCCGTAGAGATGGAAATCCGGCCTCGCTTTCCTCTTTTCGGCGGGTGGAAGACCCATTACATCGTCGGCTACAACCTCCCAAGCTATGAGTACCTCTATAATTTGG GAGACCAGTATGCATTGAAGATGAGGCTTGTGGACCACGTGTTTGATGAACAAGTGATAGACTCTCTGACTGTGAAAATCATCCTGCCAGAAGGGGCCAA AAACATCCAAGTGGACAGTCCCTATGAGATCAGCCGAGCCCCTGATGAGCTGCACTACACCTACCTGGACACGTTTGGCCGCCCCGTGATCGTGGCCCACAAGAAAAACCTGGTGGAGCAGCACATTCAGGACATGGTG GTACACTACACCTTCAACAAGGTGCTCATGCTGCAGGAGCCCCTGCTGGTGGTGGCTGCCTTCTACGTCCTGTTCTTCACCGTCATCGTCTACGTCAGGCTGGACTTCTCCATCACAAAG attatgcatttttggcaagaacaTTATGAAGTGGTGCTGTGTCTGCAGTGCATCACGTCGGGAGGTACCTGA
- the RPN1 gene encoding dolichyl-diphosphooligosaccharide--protein glycosyltransferase subunit 1 isoform X1 yields MGHPRPSSVMAMEAPAARLLPLLLLIWAWAPAPGRASAEAPPLINEDVKRTVDLSSHLAKVTAEVVLAHAGGSSSPRVASFLLALEPELEARLAYLGVQVKGEDEEENNLEVRETKIKGKSGRFFTVKLPVALDPGAKVSVIVEAVYTHVLQPYPTQITQSEKQFVVFEGNHYFYSPYPTKTQTMRVKLASRNVESYTKLGNPTRSEDLLDYGPFRDVPAYSQDTFKVHSENNSPFLTITSMTRVIEVSHWGNIAVEENVDLKHTGAVLKGPFSRYDYQRQPDSGVSSIRSFKTILPAAAQDVYYRDEIGNVSTSHLLILDDSVEMEIRPRFPLFGGWKTHYIVGYNLPSYEYLYNLGDQYALKMRLVDHVFDEQVIDSLTVKIILPEGAKNIQVDSPYEISRAPDELHYTYLDTFGRPVIVAHKKNLVEQHIQDMVVHYTFNKVLMLQEPLLVVAAFYVLFFTVIVYVRLDFSITKDPAAEARMKVACITEQVLTLVNKRLGLYRHFDETVNRYKQSRDVSTLNSGKKSLETEHKALASEVALLQSRLKTEGSDLCDRVSEMQKLDAQVKELVLKSAVEAERLVAGKLKKDTYIENEKLISGKRQELVTKIDHILDAL; encoded by the exons ATGGGCCACCCGCGGCCTAGCTCAGTCATGGCCATGGAGGCGCCCGCAGCTCgcctgctgccgctgctgctgctgatctGGGCCTGGGCTCCGGCGCCGGGCCGCGCCTCCGCGGAGGCGCCGCCGCTGATCAACGAGGACGTGAAGCGCACTGTGGACCTGAGCAGCCACTTGGCCAAGGTGACGGCCGAGGTGGTCCTGGCGCACGCGGGCGGTAGCTCCTCGCCCCGCGTCGCCTCCTTCCTACTGGCTCTGGAGCCCGAGCTGGAGGCGCGGCTGGCGTACCTCGGCGTGCAG GTGAAGGGAGAGGATGAGGAAGAGAACAATCTGGAAGTACGAGAAACCAAAATTAAGGGTAAAAG CGGGAGATTCTTCACCGTCAAGCTCCCAGTCGCTCTTGATCCCGGGGCCAAGGTTTCAGTCATTGTGGAAGCCGTTTATACCCATGTGCTTCAGCCATATCCAACCCAGATCACCCAGTCGGAGAAACAGTTTGTGGTGTTTGAGGGGAACCATTATTTCTACTCTCCCTACCCGACCAAGACACAAACCATGCGTGTGAAACTCGCCTCCCGAAACGTGGAGAGCTACACCAAGTTGGGGAACCCCACGCGCTCCGAGGACCTCCTGGATTACGGACCTTTCCGCGATGTCCCTGCCTATAGTCAG GACACTTTTAAAGTACATTCTGAGAACAACAGCCCTTTCCTGACCATCACCAGCATGACCCGAGTCATCGAGGTCTCCCACTGGGGTAACATTGCTGTGGAGGAAAACGTGGACCTGAAGCACACAGGGGCTGTGCTGAAGGGGCCTTTTTCGCGCTATGATTACCAGAGACAGCCAGATAGTGGAGTCTCCTCCATCCGTTCTTTTAAG ACCATCCTTCCTGCTGCTGCACAGGATGTTTATTATCGGGATGAGATTGGCAATGTTTCCACCAGCCACCTTCTTATTTTGGATGACTCCGTAGAGATGGAAATCCGGCCTCGCTTTCCTCTTTTCGGCGGGTGGAAGACCCATTACATCGTCGGCTACAACCTCCCAAGCTATGAGTACCTCTATAATTTGG GAGACCAGTATGCATTGAAGATGAGGCTTGTGGACCACGTGTTTGATGAACAAGTGATAGACTCTCTGACTGTGAAAATCATCCTGCCAGAAGGGGCCAA AAACATCCAAGTGGACAGTCCCTATGAGATCAGCCGAGCCCCTGATGAGCTGCACTACACCTACCTGGACACGTTTGGCCGCCCCGTGATCGTGGCCCACAAGAAAAACCTGGTGGAGCAGCACATTCAGGACATGGTG GTACACTACACCTTCAACAAGGTGCTCATGCTGCAGGAGCCCCTGCTGGTGGTGGCTGCCTTCTACGTCCTGTTCTTCACCGTCATCGTCTACGTCAGGCTGGACTTCTCCATCACAAAG GATCCGGCTGCAGAAGCCAGGATGAAGGTGGCCTGCATCACAGAGCAGGTCTTGACCCTGGTCAACAAGAGACTAGGTCTCTACCGTCACTTTGATGAGACAGTCAATAGGTACAAACAGTCCCGGGACGTGTCCACCCTCAACAGTGGCAAGAAGAGCCTGGAAACGGAGCACAAGGCCTTGGCCTCTGAGGTGGCGCTGCTGCAGTCCAGGCTGAAGACGGAGGGCTCCGACCTGTGCGACAGA GTGAGCGAAATGCAGAAACTGGACGCGCAGGTCAAGGAGCTGGTACTGAAGTCGGCAGTGGAGGCCGAGCGGCTGGTGGCTGGCAAGCTCAAGAAAGACACGTACATCGAGAACGAGAAGCTCATCTCGGGAAAGCGACAGGAGCTGGTCACCAAGATCGACCACATCCTGGATGCCCTGTAG